Proteins encoded together in one Rossellomorea sp. y25 window:
- the sspI gene encoding small acid-soluble spore protein SspI — translation MNLNLRKAIIHNVSGNNQDELRDTIVDAIQGGEEKTLPGLGVLLEVFWQNADPQEQKMVLETLEESLQQQQTQ, via the coding sequence ATGAATCTTAACTTACGAAAAGCAATCATACACAACGTATCTGGCAACAACCAGGACGAACTGAGAGACACCATCGTCGATGCAATCCAAGGCGGAGAAGAAAAAACCCTCCCTGGACTGGGTGTACTCCTTGAAGTCTTCTGGCAAAACGCAGATCCCCAGGAACAAAAAATGGTCCTCGAAACATTAGAGGAATCATTGCAACAGCAACAAACACAGTAA
- the rnhC gene encoding ribonuclease HIII has protein sequence MANTVIQANKEMIEKMKQHYGNVLTDKLPPGAVFVAKPSGCTITAYKSGKVLFQGSNGEGESSQWGSSEPPKVKSPSKGTTTLPENFAQWSVIGSDEVGTGDFFGPITVVSAYVKRDHIPLMKELGVKDSKNLSDPQIIKIARDLISAIPYSLLILHNPKYNAMQEKGMTQGKMKALLHNQAILNLLEKMDPELPEGILIDQFVEKNTYYKHVSAQKKIQRDRVYFSTKGESIHLAVAAASIIARYAFLKEMDKLSEKAGVEIPKGAGKHVDVAAAKIIKRKGIEELKSMTKWHFANSEKAIRLARK, from the coding sequence TTGGCTAATACCGTCATTCAAGCTAACAAAGAAATGATAGAGAAAATGAAACAGCATTACGGAAACGTATTAACGGACAAACTGCCCCCGGGTGCCGTTTTTGTAGCAAAGCCTTCCGGCTGTACGATCACGGCATATAAATCGGGGAAAGTGTTGTTTCAGGGATCTAATGGAGAAGGAGAATCAAGTCAGTGGGGCAGCAGTGAACCGCCAAAGGTGAAGTCACCTTCCAAGGGAACGACGACACTGCCTGAAAACTTTGCCCAATGGTCTGTCATCGGATCCGACGAAGTGGGTACAGGCGACTTTTTCGGACCGATCACTGTGGTGAGTGCTTACGTGAAGAGGGACCATATTCCACTCATGAAGGAGCTCGGAGTTAAGGATTCCAAAAATTTATCCGACCCTCAAATCATCAAAATTGCAAGGGATTTAATTTCAGCAATTCCGTATTCATTGCTCATTCTGCACAACCCTAAATACAATGCCATGCAAGAAAAAGGAATGACGCAGGGGAAGATGAAGGCCCTCTTGCACAATCAGGCGATCCTGAATCTGTTAGAAAAAATGGACCCGGAACTACCTGAAGGAATATTGATTGATCAGTTTGTTGAAAAGAATACATACTACAAACATGTTTCTGCACAAAAGAAAATCCAAAGAGATCGCGTGTACTTCAGTACAAAAGGTGAAAGCATCCATCTAGCTGTAGCCGCAGCATCGATCATTGCCCGTTATGCCTTCTTAAAGGAAATGGACAAATTGAGTGAAAAAGCCGGTGTCGAAATACCTAAAGGTGCCGGTAAGCATGTAGACGTTGCAGCTGCGAAAATCATCAAACGTAAAGGGATTGAAGAATTAAAGTCTATGACGAAATGGCATTTTGCCAATAGTGAGAAGGCGATCAGGTTAGCCAGGAAATAA
- a CDS encoding RNA methyltransferase: MKYIQSSKNPVVKQWKKLLTKKERDLTRTYIVEGFHLVEEALKQEDTVLELILVEGIDLPQKWTVDSVTMTMVSEEVGKALTDTETPQGVFAVCKQKEDEHDIEKAQALMLLDGLQDPGNIGTIIRTADAAGIDMIVLGKGTVDPYNPKVLRSAQGSHFHIPIVRKELPETISALKERGIPVYGTALENGVEYTKIKPQSSYALIVGNEGNGMSKELLRETDQNLYIPIYGKCESLNVAIAAGVLLYYFKNGQ, from the coding sequence TTGAAGTATATTCAATCCTCGAAAAATCCTGTTGTGAAGCAGTGGAAGAAATTATTAACCAAAAAAGAACGAGACCTTACTCGCACATACATAGTTGAAGGCTTTCACCTGGTGGAAGAAGCATTAAAGCAAGAAGATACTGTTCTTGAACTCATCCTTGTGGAAGGAATTGATCTGCCGCAGAAATGGACAGTAGACTCAGTTACCATGACGATGGTATCAGAAGAGGTCGGTAAAGCTTTGACCGATACCGAGACACCACAAGGAGTTTTCGCCGTATGTAAGCAAAAAGAAGATGAGCATGACATTGAGAAAGCACAAGCCCTCATGCTCTTAGACGGACTTCAAGATCCGGGGAATATCGGGACGATCATTCGAACAGCTGATGCAGCTGGCATTGATATGATCGTGTTGGGAAAGGGGACAGTTGATCCTTATAATCCTAAGGTATTACGCTCTGCACAAGGAAGTCACTTTCATATTCCTATCGTCAGAAAAGAACTGCCTGAAACCATTTCAGCACTGAAAGAGCGCGGCATTCCCGTTTATGGGACGGCTCTTGAAAATGGTGTGGAGTATACCAAGATAAAGCCACAATCTTCTTATGCCCTCATCGTAGGAAATGAAGGAAATGGCATGTCGAAGGAGCTCTTAAGGGAGACCGATCAAAACCTTTACATTCCTATCTACGGAAAGTGTGAATCATTAAATGTAGCGATCGCTGCGGGTGTTTTATTATACTATTTTAAAAATGGGCAGTGA
- the zapA gene encoding cell division protein ZapA: MSDEQRNRTTVDIYGQQYTIVGTESTSQIRFVCSKVDDKMREINSMNPSLDTGRLAVLTAVNAVNDYLKLQEKFEELEREIKRLKD, from the coding sequence TTGTCTGATGAACAAAGAAATCGCACCACTGTAGACATATATGGTCAACAATATACGATTGTTGGGACTGAATCAACAAGTCAGATCCGTTTTGTTTGTTCGAAAGTGGATGACAAAATGAGAGAAATCAACTCCATGAATCCCTCTCTCGACACAGGCAGGCTTGCCGTTCTGACAGCGGTGAATGCCGTGAATGATTATCTCAAACTTCAAGAAAAGTTCGAGGAGCTGGAACGAGAAATTAAACGATTAAAGGATTGA
- a CDS encoding CvpA family protein — MLDLALLIILVIGFLIGLKRGFILQVIHIFGFIVAFIVAYIYYDQLAPKLTLWIPYPVLDEQSTLNMIFESTNLDQAYYRVIAFAMIFFAVRIILQIIGSMLDFVAHLPLLKQLNVLGGGVLGFIEAYLMIFILLFIAVLLPIESVQAFINNSFIAQAMVKHTPVFSDMVKSWWIEYVA; from the coding sequence ATGCTGGACTTAGCTTTGTTAATCATCCTGGTGATAGGATTTTTAATAGGTTTGAAACGTGGATTCATTTTGCAGGTCATCCACATATTCGGATTTATTGTTGCTTTTATTGTAGCATACATATATTATGATCAGCTTGCACCAAAATTAACTTTATGGATTCCTTATCCTGTTCTGGACGAGCAATCCACGTTAAATATGATTTTTGAATCGACGAATTTAGATCAAGCATATTACCGGGTAATTGCATTCGCCATGATATTCTTTGCGGTGCGAATCATTCTGCAAATCATTGGATCGATGCTGGACTTCGTTGCCCATCTTCCTCTCCTGAAGCAGTTGAATGTTCTTGGCGGGGGAGTATTAGGCTTTATAGAAGCATACTTAATGATTTTTATTCTATTATTTATTGCCGTATTATTGCCGATCGAGTCGGTTCAAGCATTCATTAATAACTCGTTTATCGCACAAGCGATGGTGAAACATACTCCTGTTTTCTCTGATATGGTGAAATCTTGGTGGATTGAATATGTAGCCTAA
- the polX gene encoding DNA polymerase/3'-5' exonuclease PolX — MNKKDIIKLLEQIAIYMELKGENSFKISAYRKAAAALENDDRSLQEISDFTKLSGIGKGTAGVIVEYINEGTSSVLEELKEEVPKGLIPLLQLPGLGGKKIAKLYSELGVENIEDLEEACKANKVQGLAGFGKKTEEKILASIEQVGKRPDRLPIAFMNGIAEEIEGFLFGMDSIQTFSRAGSLRRMRETIKDLDFILATEHPKEVKEGLLKLPNIVETIAAGDTKVSLTLSYNWDVSIDFRIVKPEEFATALHHFTGSKDHNVRMRQLAKERGEKISEYGVENSETGEVKTFKSEEEFYHHFDLPLIPPELREDGKEVEEFHKDYSLITLEDIKGDLHMHTTWSDGAFSIEEMVEACRAKGYQYMAITDHSQYLRVANGLTTERLLKQIDEIKEINKKYDDIEVLSGIEMDILPDSTLDYDDDILEKVDLVIASIHSSFSQSQEKIMERLTTALKSAHVDIIAHPTGRIIGRREGYDVDMDLLIRLAKETGTALELNANPNRLDLSAENIRKAQEQNVKLVINTDAHSTDHLEFMKIGIGTARKGWIKKESVINAWDKKELIEFIKRN, encoded by the coding sequence TTGAATAAAAAAGATATTATAAAATTATTAGAGCAAATTGCGATATATATGGAATTGAAGGGCGAAAACTCTTTTAAAATATCCGCCTATCGAAAAGCGGCGGCTGCACTTGAGAATGATGACCGGAGCTTACAGGAAATCAGTGACTTTACGAAGCTGAGCGGAATAGGCAAAGGAACGGCTGGAGTAATCGTGGAATACATAAACGAAGGCACATCTTCTGTCCTTGAAGAGTTAAAGGAAGAAGTTCCAAAGGGATTGATCCCCCTTCTTCAATTACCTGGTTTAGGTGGAAAGAAAATTGCCAAGCTTTATAGTGAACTCGGGGTAGAAAATATAGAAGATCTGGAGGAAGCTTGTAAAGCAAATAAAGTACAAGGTTTAGCAGGCTTCGGTAAGAAGACGGAAGAGAAGATCCTGGCCTCCATCGAACAGGTCGGAAAAAGACCTGATCGTCTGCCGATCGCTTTTATGAATGGGATTGCTGAGGAGATTGAAGGTTTTCTTTTCGGCATGGACAGCATCCAAACTTTTTCAAGAGCGGGAAGCTTAAGAAGAATGAGGGAAACCATCAAGGACCTTGATTTCATTTTGGCGACAGAGCACCCCAAAGAGGTAAAGGAAGGGCTGTTGAAGTTGCCCAATATCGTTGAGACCATTGCGGCAGGAGATACGAAAGTATCACTTACTCTTTCGTATAATTGGGATGTAAGCATCGATTTTCGAATCGTGAAGCCTGAAGAATTTGCTACGGCCCTTCACCATTTTACCGGATCAAAGGACCATAATGTCCGCATGCGTCAGCTGGCGAAAGAACGCGGTGAGAAAATCAGTGAATATGGCGTCGAGAATAGTGAAACCGGTGAGGTAAAGACATTTAAAAGCGAAGAAGAATTTTATCACCATTTTGATTTGCCCCTGATCCCGCCTGAGCTGAGGGAAGATGGGAAAGAAGTGGAAGAGTTCCATAAGGATTATTCCCTTATCACATTAGAAGATATAAAGGGTGATCTTCATATGCACACCACCTGGTCGGATGGGGCATTTTCGATTGAAGAAATGGTAGAGGCTTGCCGAGCCAAAGGATATCAATATATGGCCATCACAGATCACTCCCAGTACTTACGTGTGGCAAATGGGCTGACAACGGAACGATTACTCAAGCAAATAGATGAGATAAAGGAAATAAACAAAAAGTATGATGATATAGAAGTCCTTTCAGGAATCGAAATGGATATCCTTCCTGATAGTACATTGGACTATGATGATGACATCCTTGAAAAAGTAGACCTTGTGATTGCCTCGATTCACTCGAGTTTTTCACAGTCCCAAGAAAAGATCATGGAAAGGTTAACAACGGCCCTGAAGAGTGCCCATGTGGATATCATCGCTCATCCCACTGGGAGAATCATTGGACGAAGAGAAGGCTACGACGTAGATATGGATCTTCTTATCCGGCTGGCGAAAGAAACCGGTACGGCATTGGAGCTTAATGCAAACCCCAATCGTCTGGATCTGTCTGCTGAAAATATCCGAAAAGCCCAAGAACAGAATGTGAAATTGGTGATTAACACAGATGCTCATAGCACTGATCACCTCGAATTTATGAAGATAGGGATTGGAACGGCCCGCAAAGGCTGGATCAAAAAAGAATCCGTGATCAATGCGTGGGATAAAAAAGAGTTAATCGAATTTATTAAGCGAAACTGA
- the pheS gene encoding phenylalanine--tRNA ligase subunit alpha yields MEDKLRSLQQEAIEKVNEAQDLKELNNIRVAYLGKKGPVTEALKGMGKLSAEERPKMGALANEVRGAITETLEAKQAILEKEAVEKKLQSETIDVTLPGRPVKKGNHHPLTMIVEEIEDLFIGMGYTVAEGPEVEKDYYNFEALNLPKGHPARDMQDSFYITEETLLRTHTSPVQARTMELAKGKGPIKIICPGKVYRRDTDDATHSHQFTQIEGLVIDEDIRMSDLKGTLNVFAKKMFGEDREIRLRPSFFPFTEPSVEMDISCKICGGKGCRVCKGTGWIEILGAGMVHPNVLEMAGFDSKKYTGFAFGMGPERIAMLKYGIDDIRHFYTNDTRFVTQFGTEE; encoded by the coding sequence ATGGAGGACAAATTACGATCCCTTCAACAAGAAGCAATCGAAAAAGTGAACGAAGCACAGGACTTAAAAGAACTGAACAATATCCGTGTAGCTTATCTGGGTAAAAAAGGACCCGTAACTGAAGCCTTAAAAGGAATGGGAAAACTTTCAGCGGAAGAACGTCCAAAAATGGGGGCCCTTGCGAATGAAGTTCGTGGAGCCATTACAGAAACACTTGAAGCGAAGCAGGCCATTCTTGAAAAAGAAGCGGTTGAAAAGAAGCTTCAATCTGAAACGATCGATGTTACATTACCGGGGCGCCCTGTTAAAAAGGGAAATCATCATCCGCTCACGATGATTGTGGAAGAAATTGAAGATTTATTTATCGGAATGGGCTATACCGTTGCTGAAGGACCGGAAGTGGAAAAGGATTATTATAATTTTGAAGCACTGAACCTTCCTAAGGGACACCCGGCCCGGGACATGCAGGATTCCTTCTATATTACGGAAGAAACCCTTCTGCGTACTCACACTTCTCCGGTGCAAGCAAGAACGATGGAACTGGCCAAAGGCAAAGGACCAATTAAAATTATTTGTCCAGGGAAAGTGTATCGTCGTGATACAGATGACGCAACACACTCACATCAATTCACTCAAATCGAGGGACTCGTCATCGATGAAGACATCCGCATGAGTGACTTGAAAGGAACGCTAAATGTGTTTGCGAAGAAAATGTTCGGCGAAGACCGGGAAATCCGCTTGCGCCCAAGCTTCTTCCCGTTTACAGAGCCTTCAGTCGAAATGGATATCTCATGTAAAATCTGTGGTGGAAAAGGCTGTCGTGTATGTAAAGGAACTGGATGGATCGAAATTCTTGGAGCAGGAATGGTTCACCCGAACGTACTCGAAATGGCAGGGTTTGATTCAAAGAAATATACAGGATTCGCATTCGGAATGGGACCTGAACGTATTGCCATGCTGAAATACGGAATCGATGATATCCGTCATTTCTACACAAACGACACGCGCTTTGTCACTCAGTTCGGAACAGAAGAGTAA
- a CDS encoding isochorismatase family cysteine hydrolase translates to MNQKKSALLIIDMINTFDFHGGEKLYENTLEIVDNIRGLKRKAKDSGIPVIYVNDNYGLWQDNMNDIIEHCKMKKGETVIDRLHPDTDDYFIIKPKHSCFFGTQLDILLHQLDVEHLILTGIAGDICVLYTANDAYMREYEISIPKDCMASETDEDNESAIRIIKKTIDADMTLSEQMTF, encoded by the coding sequence ATGAACCAAAAGAAAAGCGCATTATTGATCATCGATATGATTAATACTTTTGATTTCCATGGTGGAGAGAAGTTATACGAAAACACTCTGGAGATTGTAGATAATATCCGCGGACTCAAGAGGAAAGCGAAGGATTCGGGCATTCCGGTCATTTATGTGAATGATAACTACGGTCTATGGCAGGACAATATGAATGACATCATCGAGCACTGCAAAATGAAAAAAGGAGAAACCGTTATCGACAGACTTCACCCTGATACAGATGACTATTTTATCATCAAACCGAAGCATTCGTGTTTTTTTGGGACGCAACTTGATATCCTGCTTCACCAGCTGGATGTAGAACATCTGATTTTAACAGGAATTGCAGGGGATATCTGTGTGCTTTATACCGCCAATGATGCCTATATGAGGGAGTATGAAATATCGATACCGAAGGATTGCATGGCCTCAGAAACAGACGAGGACAATGAGAGTGCCATTCGCATTATCAAAAAGACAATCGATGCTGACATGACCTTATCGGAGCAAATGACTTTTTAA
- a CDS encoding endonuclease MutS2 has protein sequence MNSKVLKTLEFDKIKELLKQYAASALGHARVSALMPSVEYEEITALHEETDEAMTVLRLKGHAPLGGIFDIRPHVKRAQIGGMLSPSEFVQVASTIRASRKLTLFVEELLEEEVDIPLLQEKMGTVIPLPYLEQDIRKVVDDNGGILDTASEALRTIRTQLRANEGRIREKLERMIRSSNAQKMLSDAIITIRNDRYVIPVKQEYRGQYGGIIHDQSSSGQTLFIEPEAIVQLNNQLRELRLKEQTEIEKILQELSESVQESGEELLLIVSVLSDIDFMFTKAKFGRSIKGSKPTINNERRVRLNKARHPLLPIDEAVANDIELGTDFSSIVITGPNTGGKTVTLKTLGLTSLMAQAGLPIPALDGSEVGVFRTIYADIGDEQSIEQSLSTFSSHMVNIVDILKKVDHESLVLFDELGAGTDPQEGAALAISILDEVHGTGARVVATTHYPELKAYGYNREGVVNASVEFNVETLSPTYKLLLGVPGRSNAFEISKRLGLSDPVIQRAKSHIGTDSKEVENMIASLEDSRRQGERELEEAHELLRQAEKMHKDMQKQMMEYYEKKDTLYEKAQQKATEVVEKAKAEAEQVIKDLRKMQKEKSAQIKEHELIQAKKQLEEAAPKLKTSGQKKKVNQTKHELKPGDEVKVLSFDQKGHLVERVSAKEWQVQMGIMKMKVKESDLEFIQSQQKVETKPLATVKGKDFHVSLELDLRGERFENALSRVEKYIDDALLAGYPRVSIIHGKGTGALRQGVQEYLKNHRSVKNIRFGDAGEGGTGVTVVQFK, from the coding sequence GTGAATTCTAAAGTATTAAAGACGTTAGAGTTTGATAAAATCAAAGAATTATTAAAGCAATATGCTGCATCCGCACTTGGGCATGCAAGGGTATCCGCTCTCATGCCATCCGTAGAGTATGAAGAAATTACAGCTCTTCATGAAGAGACAGATGAAGCCATGACCGTCCTCAGGTTGAAAGGTCATGCCCCATTAGGCGGGATTTTCGATATACGTCCACACGTAAAGCGTGCACAAATAGGTGGGATGCTTTCTCCTTCAGAGTTTGTTCAGGTAGCGAGTACGATTCGTGCAAGCAGGAAGCTGACGCTTTTTGTAGAGGAGTTACTGGAAGAAGAGGTGGACATTCCCCTGCTTCAAGAGAAAATGGGTACGGTCATTCCCCTTCCCTATTTAGAACAGGATATAAGGAAAGTCGTGGATGATAACGGAGGAATCCTGGATACAGCCAGTGAAGCACTCCGCACCATCCGTACTCAGCTTCGGGCCAATGAAGGACGAATCCGGGAAAAACTTGAACGGATGATCCGCTCATCCAACGCTCAAAAAATGTTATCCGATGCGATCATCACGATTCGTAATGATCGATACGTGATTCCAGTAAAACAGGAGTACAGAGGTCAATATGGTGGTATCATTCATGATCAATCATCATCGGGGCAAACCCTGTTTATTGAACCGGAAGCAATTGTTCAGCTGAATAATCAACTGCGTGAGCTTCGATTAAAAGAACAAACAGAAATCGAAAAAATTCTCCAAGAACTCTCTGAAAGCGTACAAGAATCCGGGGAAGAACTGCTCTTGATTGTCAGCGTTTTATCAGACATCGATTTTATGTTTACAAAAGCCAAGTTCGGACGATCCATCAAAGGGTCAAAACCGACGATCAATAATGAACGCCGGGTGAGGCTGAACAAAGCCCGACATCCTCTTCTGCCGATTGATGAAGCGGTGGCGAATGACATCGAGTTGGGGACTGATTTTTCTTCCATTGTCATCACCGGGCCAAATACCGGGGGGAAAACCGTTACCCTGAAAACATTGGGATTAACGAGTTTAATGGCACAGGCCGGGCTCCCGATCCCTGCCCTTGATGGATCTGAAGTGGGCGTCTTCCGTACCATTTACGCTGATATCGGGGACGAGCAATCGATTGAACAAAGTTTAAGTACCTTCTCCTCCCATATGGTCAATATCGTGGACATCCTTAAAAAGGTAGACCATGAAAGCTTAGTACTGTTTGATGAACTGGGTGCCGGTACAGATCCTCAAGAAGGTGCGGCACTGGCCATCTCCATTTTGGATGAAGTACATGGAACTGGTGCAAGAGTCGTGGCGACCACCCACTATCCTGAATTGAAAGCGTACGGGTACAATCGTGAAGGAGTCGTGAATGCAAGTGTGGAATTTAATGTAGAGACATTGAGTCCTACCTATAAGCTCTTGCTTGGAGTTCCCGGAAGAAGTAATGCATTTGAGATTTCGAAGCGTTTAGGACTTTCAGATCCGGTCATTCAGAGAGCGAAGTCCCACATCGGAACGGATAGTAAAGAAGTGGAGAATATGATTGCCTCCCTCGAAGACAGCAGACGTCAGGGTGAACGGGAGCTTGAGGAAGCACATGAACTCTTAAGACAGGCTGAAAAGATGCATAAAGATATGCAGAAGCAAATGATGGAGTATTACGAGAAAAAGGATACACTGTACGAAAAAGCTCAACAAAAAGCCACTGAAGTCGTTGAAAAGGCGAAGGCAGAAGCTGAACAAGTGATCAAGGATTTAAGAAAAATGCAGAAGGAAAAATCAGCTCAAATCAAAGAGCATGAACTGATCCAGGCGAAGAAACAATTGGAAGAAGCTGCACCTAAATTGAAAACGTCCGGTCAAAAGAAAAAAGTCAATCAAACGAAGCATGAATTAAAACCAGGGGACGAAGTCAAAGTCTTAAGCTTTGATCAAAAAGGCCACTTGGTTGAACGAGTGTCTGCGAAAGAATGGCAAGTACAGATGGGCATCATGAAAATGAAGGTGAAGGAATCAGATCTTGAATTCATTCAATCTCAACAGAAGGTTGAAACCAAGCCACTGGCCACAGTGAAAGGGAAAGACTTTCACGTCAGCCTTGAGCTTGATCTACGTGGTGAGCGTTTTGAAAATGCGTTATCGAGAGTAGAGAAGTACATCGATGATGCACTCCTCGCAGGGTATCCCCGCGTTTCCATTATCCATGGGAAAGGTACTGGAGCTTTAAGACAGGGAGTTCAAGAGTACTTGAAAAATCACCGTTCGGTTAAAAACATTCGTTTTGGAGATGCAGGCGAAGGTGGAACGGGAGTCACGGTCGTTCAATTTAAATAA
- the pheT gene encoding phenylalanine--tRNA ligase subunit beta yields the protein MFVSYKWLENYVDLTGVSPEELAEKITRSGIEVEGVERIGEEIKNVVVGHVLQCEPHPDADKLNKCLVDVGEEEPVQIICGAPNVAKGQKVAVAKVGAVLPGNFKIKKAKLRGEVSHGMICSMQELGVEGKLVPKEHAEGIYVFSDDAEVGRDAVEILNLDDAILELGLTPNRSDCLSMLGVAYEVAAILDRDVKLPETGLTEGNEKASDYVSVKVEAKEDNPLYGAKIIKDVKIGPSPLWMQNALISAGIRPHNNVVDITNYVLLEYGQPLHAFDYDRLGSKEILVRRATDGERFVTLDDAERTLSSSQLVITNGTEPVALAGVMGGANSEVQNDTTTVLLEAAYFTGAIVRGASKDHGLRSEASTRYEKGVDPDRVLKAGERAAQLMVEYAQGKVLEGTVLFNELEVEPIKVEITLEKINSSLGTSISADTVEDIFRRLQFDVEVNGETFVVTAPTRRGDITIPEDLLEEVARLFGYDNLPLTLPKGESTPGGLSNHQLKRRTVRRYLEGAGLLQGITYSLTNDKKATQYALDVREPVRLLMPMSEERSNLRLSIIPQLLEVLSYNKARQNDSLAFYEVGSVFLQEPGEELPKEEEHIAGAMTGLWHLHPWQGEKKPADFYVAKGILEGLFEEIGVSDAITYRQAAIEGMHPGRTAEILLDNEVIGFVGAIHPEAEKDLDLNETYVFELKASPIFHYEKPALSYTPIPRHPSITRDIALVVDTNVKAGELETIIKDAGGKLLKEVSVFDLYEGEHMEAGKKSLAFSLKYFDPEKTLTDEEVVKVHDKVLETVKAKAGAELRG from the coding sequence ATGTTTGTTTCATATAAATGGTTAGAAAATTATGTAGACTTAACGGGTGTATCACCTGAAGAGTTAGCAGAGAAGATTACAAGAAGCGGGATTGAAGTTGAAGGTGTTGAACGGATCGGGGAAGAAATCAAAAATGTGGTCGTCGGCCATGTATTACAATGTGAGCCACATCCTGATGCGGATAAATTAAATAAATGCTTAGTGGATGTAGGGGAAGAAGAACCTGTCCAAATCATTTGCGGAGCACCGAATGTGGCGAAGGGTCAAAAAGTGGCTGTCGCAAAGGTTGGAGCGGTCCTGCCGGGTAACTTCAAGATCAAGAAAGCGAAGCTTCGAGGTGAAGTATCTCACGGGATGATTTGTTCCATGCAAGAGCTTGGCGTAGAAGGAAAGCTTGTACCGAAAGAACATGCAGAGGGAATTTATGTGTTCTCAGATGATGCTGAAGTAGGAAGAGATGCAGTTGAAATATTGAATCTTGATGATGCGATTTTGGAATTGGGCTTAACACCTAATCGTTCGGATTGCTTAAGCATGCTGGGAGTGGCGTATGAAGTAGCAGCCATTTTGGATCGTGACGTAAAGCTTCCTGAAACGGGGCTAACCGAAGGAAACGAAAAGGCATCGGATTATGTATCGGTAAAAGTAGAGGCGAAAGAAGATAACCCTCTATACGGTGCCAAAATCATCAAAGATGTGAAAATCGGTCCATCTCCATTATGGATGCAAAATGCGTTGATCTCAGCCGGGATCCGACCACATAATAACGTAGTCGATATTACGAACTATGTACTATTGGAATATGGTCAGCCTCTTCACGCATTTGATTACGACCGCCTGGGCTCGAAGGAGATCCTTGTCCGCCGTGCGACTGATGGGGAGAGATTCGTCACACTGGATGATGCAGAAAGAACCTTATCAAGCAGCCAGCTTGTCATTACGAATGGTACGGAGCCGGTCGCTCTTGCAGGAGTGATGGGTGGAGCGAATTCTGAGGTCCAAAACGATACAACGACTGTCCTTCTTGAGGCGGCTTATTTCACCGGGGCGATTGTCAGGGGAGCCTCCAAAGATCACGGACTGCGCAGTGAAGCGAGCACACGATATGAAAAGGGAGTCGATCCTGATCGTGTCCTGAAAGCAGGGGAGAGAGCTGCCCAACTGATGGTCGAATATGCACAGGGGAAAGTGCTTGAAGGAACGGTATTATTTAACGAACTTGAAGTTGAGCCTATTAAAGTAGAGATTACGTTAGAAAAAATCAATTCTTCACTGGGAACGTCCATCTCGGCTGACACAGTCGAAGATATCTTCCGTCGACTTCAATTTGATGTAGAAGTCAATGGAGAAACGTTTGTTGTAACGGCTCCTACAAGACGGGGGGATATTACCATCCCTGAAGATTTACTTGAAGAAGTGGCACGTCTTTTCGGTTATGACAACCTTCCGCTGACATTGCCTAAGGGAGAATCAACACCTGGCGGACTTTCAAATCATCAGTTGAAACGCCGTACGGTTCGCCGTTATTTAGAGGGAGCAGGCCTCCTGCAGGGGATTACGTATTCTTTAACTAATGATAAGAAAGCAACACAATATGCACTGGACGTAAGAGAGCCTGTACGCTTATTGATGCCAATGAGTGAAGAGCGGAGCAATCTACGATTAAGCATCATTCCACAGCTTCTTGAAGTGCTTTCGTACAACAAAGCACGACAAAATGACTCACTTGCCTTTTATGAAGTGGGATCCGTTTTCTTACAGGAACCAGGAGAAGAGCTTCCTAAGGAAGAAGAGCATATTGCAGGGGCTATGACAGGCCTTTGGCATTTGCATCCTTGGCAGGGAGAGAAAAAGCCTGCTGACTTCTACGTAGCGAAAGGTATCCTTGAAGGACTGTTCGAAGAAATCGGCGTTTCTGACGCAATTACTTACCGCCAGGCAGCGATAGAAGGCATGCACCCTGGAAGAACGGCTGAAATCCTATTGGACAATGAAGTCATCGGATTTGTAGGAGCGATTCATCCGGAAGCGGAAAAAGACTTGGACCTGAACGAAACCTATGTGTTCGAACTGAAGGCATCACCAATCTTCCATTACGAAAAGCCGGCATTAAGCTACACGCCAATCCCGCGTCATCCATCGATCACGAGAGACATCGCCCTTGTAGTGGATACAAATGTGAAAGCCGGGGAGCTGGAAACCATCATTAAAGACGCTGGAGGCAAGCTTCTGAAAGAAGTTTCAGTCTTCGATCTTTATGAAGGGGAGCATATGGAAGCAGGCAAGAAATCCTTAGCGTTCTCCTTGAAGTATTTCGATCCGGAGAAGACATTGACGGATGAGGAAGTAGTCAAAGTACATGATAAAGTACTGGAAACAGTGAAAGCAAAAGCAGGAGCCGAGTTGAGAGGATAA